The genomic interval CCCTTCGCGCTGAACCGGCAAAAAGTGAATTCACCATCGAGCTGGGCAAGGCCGGCCTGCTCAAGGCCTTCGGCGATGACCACCTCATTGGCGTGACCGACTACCGGTGCGATGTCCTGCTCGATGAGCAGGACCTGGCAAACTCTTCCGTGAGAATTGCTATCCCGACCGCCTCCCTCAAGGTCTTGGATCCCAAGCTGGCGGATGAGAAGCGAGCCGAGGTCCAGAAGCGGATGGAAGGACCTGACGTCCTGGATGTCGCTCGCTTTCCTGAAATTGCGTTTGTATCGCGCCGAGTTAAGGCGGCAGGCAATGGCCGTTTTCAGATAGAGGGTGATTTGAAGGTTCGGGATACCACACGTCCGATCGTGTTGGAGGTGTCGCTGGCTCCGGAAGCTACCATCCATCACGCCCGTGGCGAGGCCCGAATTCGCCAAACATCTTTCGGTATCCGGCCGGTCACCGCCGTGGGTGGCACGATCAAGGTCAAAGACGAGATGAAGATTGTGTTTAACCTAGTCCTCGTGCCGGTCGGTCCTTGAGCCATCCCATGGTAGCTCTGCCAGCCCCGCTCTATCAGAGCGAGTGGCGAGGAACAATTTCCGCCGTAGCCGGGCGCTTGCTCGGGCAAGTCGGGCCGCCAGGCGAGTCGCTCGAGGTGAGCTAACCAAGTACCTCAGCCATCGCGCCCAGAAAAACTGTCTGCGAAAAGCCTCCTGATACGCCCGGGCGTACTCGGCGAGCGCGCTTTCAAGCGAGCGCTTGCCCTGAAGCATCGGTTCGAGGGCCTGCGCGGCAAGCAAGCCTGAATGCAAGGCGATGGAGATGCCGTCGCCCAAAAAGGGAGCGATGAAACCGGCGCTATCTCCCACCATAAGCATCGCATCGCGCACGGGCCTGGGTGAGCTGAAGACCAGGGGGCCGGTGAACAGGAATCGAGAGACGCGCTTGCCGCGGCGGATCTGTTCGCCGAGAGAGGGCTGCCGGAGGAGGATAGCGCTTGGGTCGGTGCCTGCTTTGGCGGCTTCGCGCAGAAGACCGTCTTCGATCAGGCAGCAAACATTGGCACAGTTGTTTTCCACCGGGGAGATGCCGCAATACCCGCCGGGGAAAAAGTGCAGGTCGAGCGTATTGGCTTTG from Candidatus Acidiferrales bacterium carries:
- a CDS encoding YceI family protein, whose protein sequence is MSARRIERYLVPAVVVVLVFLAVLIARASAASVPEILRPDEVGAQNDTRGIPKAHASAAPVSLRAEPAKSEFTIELGKAGLLKAFGDDHLIGVTDYRCDVLLDEQDLANSSVRIAIPTASLKVLDPKLADEKRAEVQKRMEGPDVLDVARFPEIAFVSRRVKAAGNGRFQIEGDLKVRDTTRPIVLEVSLAPEATIHHARGEARIRQTSFGIRPVTAVGGTIKVKDEMKIVFNLVLVPVGP
- a CDS encoding FAD-dependent monooxygenase, with translation MEFDVAIIGGGPGGSSAAIRLRQLGFRVLLMEKRLFPREKLCGEFLSPEVRPLAASLELESELLDASPARLNLLRLHLYGESPLDISLSSPALGLSRAVLDHLLLRHAARLGAEVLEQTTAESVRRCPSGEFSIVFRRNGQAKGALARAVICADGRWSRWSPQTRRACPQSAAADRRGGPIRRRWARMAYGFKARYESSIVKANTLDLHFFPGGYCGISPVENNCANVCCLIEDGLLREAAKAGTDPSAILLRQPSLGEQIRRGKRVSRFLFTGPLVFSSPRPVRDAMLMVGDSAGFIAPFLGDGISIALHSGLLAAQALEPMLQGKRSLESALAEYARAYQEAFRRQFFWARWLRYLVSSPRATRLAARLARASARLRRKLFLATRSDRAGLAELPWDGSRTDRHED